From Candidatus Nitrosotenuis cloacae, a single genomic window includes:
- a CDS encoding ribulose-phosphate 3-epimerase, producing MGLNYYQIKKNVRRARKLVIRATSTAGSGHPGGSFSMAEIMGCLFFKHLKYDAKNPQWEDRDKLVLSKGHASPGLFSNMAIAGYFDANELDTLRQFGSRLQGHPDLKCPGVEFCGGSLGIGLSFSTGSALAARLDNRSSRIFTVMGDGETDEGQVWEAAMTAAKYKVDNLTAILDRNFIQQDSYTEKVMPLDEELVGDDLSEMWKDASRWKVGDKWRSFGWNVIDVDGHRIEQLDSALTKAAQTKGVPSIIVARTIKGKGVEHMEDNPKWHGQAPKKEFVPIIDMEIDSQSMIAPSIIAGDMTNLENEVKRCVNGRADYIHLDVMDGMFVPNKTFDHAKIRELRPLTVIPFDTHLMINEPVKHVRDYVEAGSDIITVHAEVCDEASFGQIYDVLRAGQVGVGLAINPDTEMPEWSKQFIPKLDQIIVMSVVPGKSGQKYIESTHEKMRRLNALLLENSFDGYIEADGGVTLDNIGACFTDGARAFVGGSAIIGQPDVRGIIREFRNKLAYAKRRMLIQKAFELGGKDLVAKWIDLHVIGEKKNHLLQVAKELGYA from the coding sequence ATGGGCCTAAATTATTACCAAATTAAAAAAAATGTCCGCAGGGCACGCAAACTTGTAATCCGTGCGACCTCGACTGCCGGCTCGGGCCATCCTGGTGGATCGTTTTCGATGGCGGAGATAATGGGATGCCTTTTCTTCAAGCACCTAAAATACGACGCAAAAAACCCTCAGTGGGAAGACCGCGACAAGCTGGTGCTCTCAAAGGGCCACGCGTCACCTGGACTCTTCTCGAATATGGCAATTGCAGGCTACTTTGACGCAAACGAGCTTGACACGCTAAGGCAGTTTGGAAGCAGGCTGCAGGGGCACCCCGACCTAAAATGTCCGGGAGTTGAGTTCTGCGGCGGCTCGCTTGGAATCGGACTTTCATTTTCCACCGGCAGCGCACTTGCGGCACGCCTTGACAACAGATCCTCACGCATCTTTACCGTGATGGGCGACGGCGAGACGGATGAGGGCCAGGTCTGGGAGGCTGCAATGACTGCTGCAAAATACAAGGTGGACAACCTGACTGCCATCCTGGATAGGAACTTTATCCAGCAGGACTCTTACACCGAAAAGGTGATGCCTCTTGACGAGGAGCTTGTCGGCGACGATCTGTCTGAGATGTGGAAGGACGCAAGCAGGTGGAAGGTCGGTGACAAATGGAGATCGTTTGGATGGAACGTAATAGATGTGGACGGGCACAGAATCGAGCAGCTTGACAGCGCGCTGACAAAGGCGGCTCAGACAAAGGGCGTCCCCTCAATCATAGTGGCAAGGACAATCAAGGGCAAGGGTGTGGAGCACATGGAGGACAACCCAAAATGGCACGGACAGGCCCCGAAGAAAGAGTTCGTGCCGATAATTGACATGGAAATCGACTCGCAGTCTATGATTGCGCCGTCCATCATTGCCGGCGACATGACCAATCTTGAAAACGAGGTAAAGCGATGCGTCAACGGAAGGGCAGACTACATCCACCTAGACGTAATGGACGGTATGTTTGTACCAAACAAAACATTTGATCATGCCAAGATAAGGGAGCTAAGACCACTCACAGTAATTCCATTTGATACACATCTTATGATTAACGAGCCAGTCAAGCACGTGCGGGATTACGTCGAGGCCGGCTCTGACATCATAACCGTGCACGCAGAGGTGTGTGATGAGGCAAGCTTTGGCCAGATTTACGACGTGCTGAGGGCAGGCCAAGTCGGAGTCGGACTTGCAATCAACCCCGACACCGAGATGCCAGAATGGTCCAAGCAATTCATACCAAAACTTGATCAGATAATAGTGATGTCTGTAGTCCCAGGCAAGTCTGGACAAAAATACATCGAGTCGACCCATGAAAAGATGAGGAGGCTGAACGCGCTTCTTTTGGAGAACAGCTTTGACGGATACATAGAGGCTGACGGGGGAGTCACGCTGGACAACATAGGTGCCTGCTTTACAGATGGCGCCCGCGCCTTTGTAGGCGGGTCTGCAATCATTGGACAACCGGACGTCCGTGGAATAATACGCGAGTTTAGGAACAAGCTTGCATATGCAAAGCGCAGGATGCTGATTCAAAAGGCGTTTGAGCTTGGAGGCAAGGATCTGGTAGCAAAGTGGATTGACTTGCATGTTATTGGAGAAAAGAAAAACCACCTGTTGCAGGTAGCAAAGGAGCTCGGATACGCATGA
- the mscL gene encoding large conductance mechanosensitive channel protein MscL, which produces MSEKPPEKKGLIQEFIGFLQTFGVIGLAIAFVIGAASSKLISALVTDLINPLIGLALQDVGDLKNLSFTIYKSTFAYGDFIANVIDFLIIAFVVFILYKQLSRLKLVEDKTKK; this is translated from the coding sequence ATGTCAGAAAAGCCGCCGGAGAAAAAGGGACTAATTCAAGAGTTCATAGGATTTCTCCAGACGTTTGGCGTAATCGGCCTTGCGATAGCATTTGTGATCGGTGCAGCATCATCAAAGCTTATCTCTGCGTTGGTGACCGACCTGATAAACCCTCTAATCGGCCTTGCACTGCAAGATGTGGGCGACTTGAAGAACCTCTCGTTTACCATATACAAGTCGACATTTGCGTACGGCGACTTTATTGCAAATGTAATAGACTTTCTGATAATCGCCTTTGTGGTCTTCATATTGTACAAGCAGCTCTCAAGGCTAAAACTGGTAGAGGACAAGACGAAAAAGTAG
- a CDS encoding ribosome biogenesis/translation initiation ATPase RLI: MTHRVAVLDKELCQPKKCGLECIKYCPVNKSGADCIILNEEIKKAQIDENICNGCGICVKVCPFDAITIVNLATELATDKIHQYGMNSFRLYRLPTPKKGEVVGLLGRNGMGKSTVVSILSGNLKPNLGNYESPPEWDEILKYYAGTELKDHFEKIKNQSIKAAIKPQQVYNISQVFDGTAKELLDKYDQRGVVSDLVKQLDLGNAMEHHVKELSGGELQRIAVAAAASREADFYFFDEPSSYNDVFQRRGVARVIHGLANIGKSVMVVEHDLTLLDFLSDYIEILYGEPAAYGIVSNVLSTKVGINVFLDGYLPNENVRFRDKKFSFDVSTSQDDFEKGEVLISYPRLVRKYPAFSVSVEPGQVRRGEVLGIMGANALGKTTMMKMIAGVEKPDEGSVDKAITISYKPQYIPNDYDVEVIDVLDKANEGPITGSQEEEQILDPLKIKKLYNKSVRNLSGGELQKVAVATCLLKKADVYALDEPSAFLDVEDRIALAKFLQKFVRSYAKSAIVIDHDIQLMDLISDSIVIFEGESGKEGRSTSPLSKADAMNRFLNSLDITFRRDEHTLRPRVNKAGSRLDKQQKDTGNYYYKK, from the coding sequence GTGACACACCGAGTTGCCGTCCTTGACAAGGAGTTGTGCCAGCCAAAGAAATGCGGCCTGGAATGCATCAAGTACTGTCCAGTGAACAAGTCAGGAGCTGACTGCATCATACTAAACGAGGAGATAAAAAAAGCGCAGATAGACGAGAACATCTGTAATGGGTGCGGAATCTGCGTTAAGGTGTGCCCCTTTGATGCAATCACCATAGTGAACCTAGCAACGGAGCTTGCAACTGACAAGATCCACCAGTACGGCATGAACTCATTTAGGCTGTACAGACTGCCCACCCCGAAAAAAGGCGAGGTCGTAGGACTGCTAGGCAGAAACGGTATGGGAAAGAGCACCGTCGTATCCATTTTGTCAGGAAATCTCAAGCCGAACCTTGGCAACTATGAGAGCCCGCCGGAATGGGACGAGATTCTGAAATACTATGCAGGGACCGAGCTGAAGGATCATTTTGAAAAGATAAAAAACCAGAGCATCAAGGCAGCCATCAAGCCACAGCAGGTCTACAACATATCGCAGGTGTTTGACGGAACCGCAAAGGAGCTGCTCGACAAGTACGACCAGCGCGGAGTCGTATCTGACTTGGTAAAACAGCTGGATCTTGGAAATGCGATGGAGCACCACGTAAAGGAGCTAAGCGGCGGTGAGCTGCAAAGGATTGCGGTAGCAGCTGCCGCATCAAGAGAGGCAGATTTTTACTTTTTCGACGAGCCGTCATCATACAACGATGTGTTTCAGAGGAGAGGAGTTGCAAGGGTCATACACGGTCTTGCAAACATCGGCAAAAGCGTCATGGTAGTTGAGCACGACCTCACATTGCTTGACTTTCTTTCAGATTACATAGAGATACTCTACGGAGAGCCGGCAGCGTACGGGATTGTCTCAAACGTGCTGTCCACCAAGGTCGGAATCAACGTGTTCCTGGACGGATACCTGCCAAACGAGAACGTCAGATTCAGGGACAAAAAATTCAGCTTCGACGTATCCACATCACAGGACGACTTTGAGAAGGGCGAGGTCCTCATATCATACCCAAGACTGGTAAGAAAATACCCGGCATTCTCAGTTTCAGTTGAACCAGGACAGGTAAGGAGGGGCGAGGTGCTTGGAATAATGGGTGCAAATGCACTTGGCAAGACCACCATGATGAAGATGATTGCGGGAGTAGAAAAGCCAGATGAGGGAAGTGTGGACAAGGCAATCACCATATCGTACAAGCCGCAGTACATCCCAAACGACTACGACGTTGAGGTCATAGATGTTCTTGACAAGGCAAACGAGGGGCCCATAACCGGCAGCCAGGAGGAAGAGCAGATCCTGGACCCGCTAAAGATAAAAAAACTCTACAACAAATCTGTCAGGAACCTCTCAGGTGGTGAGCTGCAAAAGGTGGCAGTCGCAACATGCCTTCTCAAAAAGGCAGACGTTTACGCACTGGACGAGCCGTCCGCATTCTTGGATGTCGAGGACAGGATAGCGCTTGCCAAGTTTTTGCAAAAGTTTGTCCGCTCTTATGCCAAGTCTGCAATCGTGATAGACCACGACATACAACTGATGGACCTCATATCGGACTCGATCGTCATCTTTGAGGGCGAGTCAGGCAAGGAGGGAAGGTCGACGTCGCCGCTCTCAAAGGCGGACGCAATGAACAGATTCTTGAACTCATTGGACATCACGTTCAGGCGCGACGAGCACACGCTCAGGCCCCGGGTCAACAAGGCAGGAAGCAGACTTGACAAGCAGCAAAAGGACACCGGCAATTATTACTACAAAAAATAA
- a CDS encoding class I SAM-dependent methyltransferase: MLKRALEGVLTEQEASELYSAFDQIGDILIVRIPDSLLSKKKVIGETLLQSVHPARSVFYQATPVEGDFRTRNLEVIAGEDNTETEYKEYGCRFKVDVEKAFFSPRLSTERDRIAGLIQDGEVVINMFGGVGMFSIIAAKKKRCTVYNIDLNPYASKLCEENIRLNKKLKGTVISINGDAAQVVREQLQNMGDRTLMLLPERSDEFLDSAISATKSGGIIHYYSHQHADKRQDAAELSKQHYLQVTNVKSEIVGGRMVRAVGPHYYQTVVDAKITK; encoded by the coding sequence ATGCTAAAAAGAGCGCTAGAAGGCGTACTTACCGAACAGGAGGCGTCGGAGCTGTATTCCGCATTTGACCAAATAGGCGACATATTGATAGTTCGAATTCCAGACTCGTTATTGTCCAAAAAGAAGGTGATAGGCGAGACGCTGCTGCAGAGTGTGCACCCTGCACGATCAGTGTTCTACCAGGCCACCCCAGTCGAGGGCGACTTTAGGACAAGAAATCTGGAGGTGATAGCAGGCGAGGACAACACAGAGACAGAATACAAAGAGTATGGCTGCAGGTTCAAAGTAGACGTGGAAAAGGCGTTTTTCTCTCCGCGACTTTCCACGGAACGCGACAGGATAGCTGGTCTGATCCAGGATGGCGAGGTGGTAATCAACATGTTTGGCGGAGTCGGCATGTTCTCAATCATTGCAGCAAAAAAGAAGAGATGCACCGTATACAACATAGACCTAAACCCGTATGCCTCAAAGCTTTGCGAGGAGAACATCAGGTTGAACAAGAAGCTAAAGGGAACCGTAATCTCCATCAACGGCGATGCGGCCCAGGTGGTAAGGGAGCAGTTGCAGAACATGGGCGACCGCACGCTCATGCTCTTGCCGGAGAGATCAGACGAGTTTTTGGACTCTGCCATATCTGCCACAAAGAGCGGCGGCATAATCCACTACTACTCCCACCAGCACGCAGACAAAAGGCAAGACGCGGCGGAGCTATCAAAGCAGCATTATTTGCAGGTCACAAATGTAAAATCAGAGATAGTGGGCGGCAGAATGGTGCGCGCAGTCGGTCCTCACTACTACCAGACGGTAGTAGATGCAAAGATCACAAAATAA
- a CDS encoding transcriptional regulator, which produces MTRRKLTGLLIFVSCIAGFFVYAYLLMLSEWSPIVLQLSVLMIAGGILGVVSWIGYMMATTKSSPSSILSDDK; this is translated from the coding sequence ATGACAAGGCGCAAGCTTACGGGTCTTTTGATATTTGTCTCATGTATAGCCGGATTCTTTGTGTATGCGTATCTGTTGATGCTCTCTGAGTGGAGTCCGATAGTCCTGCAGCTTTCTGTTCTGATGATTGCAGGTGGGATTCTGGGCGTGGTGTCATGGATTGGCTACATGATGGCGACAACAAAGTCGTCACCATCGTCGATTCTGTCTGACGACAAGTGA
- a CDS encoding leucyl aminopeptidase: MTVRTENTSPEKKKTQALCVFVAEKSEDPFGLPKMHQKIDHTVKQVCKETKGKIGSISVIHTHQMVPAQRIVISGIGPRHKVTHESVRVSAGRLAKRMSELGIDEFCIVIPDSFPLKLGIAAGAAVEGVNLSLYSFDKYKSDKKTKQPSLTILTDQSKTSGAVSKSNSISDGVLYARGIANLPPNECNPAHLAGLAKSLASKNKLRCTVLSKAELRQSGFGGISAVGQGSKNEPKLIIMEYNGKKNEKPTVIVGKAVTFDTGGISIKPADKMDEMKFDKCGGCTVFGIMKAASDMKLPVNLVGIVPSVENMPSGESYRPGDIIKMYGGKTAEILNTDAEGRLILFDALSYGIKAYKPKEVIDFATLTGACIVALGTNVAGMVSNNDRLAKKLEESSQRTGEQVWRLPINDDYMDMIKSDYAEIRNTGPGRVAGAITAAAFLASAVGNTPWAHFDIAGTAWVQTGTKDKPYNPKGATGFGVRLILDYLSQ, encoded by the coding sequence ATGACGGTAAGAACCGAGAACACAAGCCCCGAAAAGAAAAAGACCCAAGCGTTGTGCGTTTTTGTCGCAGAAAAATCAGAAGATCCGTTCGGCCTGCCAAAGATGCACCAGAAGATAGACCACACCGTAAAGCAGGTATGCAAGGAGACAAAGGGCAAGATTGGCAGCATCTCCGTAATACACACTCACCAGATGGTCCCAGCCCAGAGAATAGTCATATCAGGCATAGGGCCGAGGCACAAGGTAACGCACGAGTCCGTAAGGGTTTCAGCAGGCAGGCTCGCAAAGAGGATGTCGGAGCTTGGCATAGATGAATTTTGTATTGTAATTCCAGACAGTTTTCCGCTAAAACTTGGAATCGCCGCAGGTGCGGCAGTTGAGGGGGTCAACCTCTCGCTATATTCGTTTGACAAGTACAAATCAGACAAAAAGACAAAGCAGCCAAGCCTGACAATTCTGACAGACCAGAGCAAGACATCAGGCGCGGTATCAAAGTCAAATTCAATCTCAGACGGCGTGCTGTATGCAAGAGGAATTGCCAATTTACCGCCAAACGAGTGTAACCCGGCACATCTTGCAGGACTTGCAAAATCACTTGCCTCAAAGAACAAGCTCAGGTGCACCGTCCTATCAAAGGCGGAACTCAGGCAGAGTGGATTTGGTGGAATATCGGCAGTAGGTCAGGGAAGCAAGAACGAGCCAAAACTAATCATCATGGAATACAACGGAAAAAAGAACGAAAAGCCAACTGTCATAGTAGGCAAGGCAGTCACGTTTGACACGGGCGGCATATCAATCAAGCCGGCAGACAAAATGGACGAGATGAAGTTTGACAAGTGCGGCGGCTGCACCGTGTTCGGGATAATGAAGGCAGCATCCGACATGAAGCTGCCAGTCAATCTAGTCGGAATCGTCCCGTCTGTAGAAAACATGCCAAGCGGTGAGTCGTACAGGCCGGGCGACATCATCAAGATGTACGGTGGAAAAACCGCGGAGATTCTCAACACGGATGCTGAGGGAAGACTCATCCTCTTTGATGCACTGTCATACGGAATCAAAGCATACAAGCCAAAGGAGGTAATCGACTTTGCGACGCTTACTGGCGCATGCATCGTCGCACTCGGGACAAATGTGGCAGGCATGGTCAGCAACAACGACCGGCTTGCAAAAAAGCTGGAAGAGTCGTCACAGAGAACAGGCGAGCAGGTGTGGCGTCTGCCAATCAACGACGACTATATGGACATGATAAAGTCAGACTATGCAGAGATTAGAAATACAGGACCTGGCAGGGTGGCAGGAGCAATCACAGCTGCCGCATTTTTGGCAAGTGCCGTTGGCAACACGCCGTGGGCTCACTTTGACATTGCGGGAACCGCATGGGTGCAAACAGGAACAAAGGACAAACCATACAATCCGAAAGGCGCTACAGGATTTGGCGTCAGGCTGATTCTGGACTATCTTAGTCAGTAG
- the rimI gene encoding ribosomal protein S18-alanine N-acetyltransferase, with protein sequence MQVINRQVGEYIVRRCDLSDLIPVMEINLKTLPEHYSDYFYESLLAEMPEAFLVAESKGKLVGYIMCKTEYGFSNFKKLGFVKKGHVVSVAVLEEHRHRGLGRAIIEEAINGSKEKRCDELYLEVRCSNTDAVRLYEKIGFVIKQRLKAYYRDGEDAFLMAIEFEY encoded by the coding sequence ATGCAAGTCATCAACAGACAGGTCGGCGAGTACATCGTAAGGCGGTGTGATCTGAGCGACCTGATTCCTGTGATGGAGATAAACCTCAAGACGCTGCCTGAACATTATTCTGATTATTTCTACGAGTCCCTGCTTGCGGAGATGCCAGAGGCGTTTCTGGTCGCAGAAAGCAAGGGCAAGCTTGTCGGGTACATTATGTGCAAAACGGAATATGGGTTTTCAAATTTCAAAAAGCTCGGGTTTGTCAAGAAAGGCCATGTCGTATCTGTTGCGGTACTTGAGGAGCACAGGCACCGCGGTCTTGGGCGTGCAATAATCGAGGAGGCAATCAACGGCTCAAAGGAAAAGCGATGCGACGAGTTGTACCTTGAGGTCAGATGCAGCAACACCGATGCAGTAAGGCTGTATGAGAAAATCGGGTTTGTCATAAAGCAGAGACTAAAGGCGTACTATCGAGACGGCGAAGATGCATTCTTGATGGCAATAGAGTTTGAATACTAG
- a CDS encoding universal stress protein — MAQDTQIICPKIDECREVSPALIKHILVPFDESQMSYRAFEFALDLAKKYNAKISIITVMFSGVMSRSFIDMTSHQKVIENDKMKQISHSSKLLQDIAKRFGVEAKFEVKISNNVSDTILSFSSHQRVGLIVMGTRARNSPNRFLIGSVAIDVIQKAVCPVILVK; from the coding sequence TTGGCGCAGGACACCCAGATAATATGCCCGAAGATAGACGAGTGCCGCGAGGTATCGCCTGCACTAATCAAGCACATACTGGTGCCGTTTGACGAGTCACAGATGTCGTACAGGGCATTTGAGTTTGCCTTGGACTTGGCAAAAAAATACAACGCCAAAATATCCATCATTACGGTGATGTTCAGCGGTGTTATGTCTAGATCCTTTATCGACATGACCAGCCACCAGAAGGTAATCGAAAACGACAAGATGAAGCAGATCAGTCACTCCTCAAAGCTGTTGCAGGACATCGCAAAAAGGTTCGGAGTCGAGGCAAAGTTTGAGGTAAAGATATCAAACAACGTCTCAGACACGATTCTGTCTTTTTCATCGCATCAGAGGGTCGGCCTCATAGTGATGGGAACTAGGGCCAGGAACAGTCCCAACAGGTTCCTCATCGGCAGCGTCGCAATCGACGTGATCCAAAAGGCAGTCTGCCCGGTAATCTTGGTAAAGTAG